The sequence below is a genomic window from Flavobacterium keumense.
AGATTAAGGAAAGCAACTTCCGAAGAATTAAGTAAATGGAGGCTTATTGGTAAAGGAGAAGGGGTTCACTGGTCTGAAATAGATGAAGATATATCCATAGAAAATTTATTAGATTAATCATACAAGAACAACAATAAAATTACAAACGATGATTTTAGAAATGAAAGTCCCTTCACCAGGGGAATCAATCAAAGAAGTAGAAATTGCCACTTGGTTAGTAAAAGATGGCGATTATGTAGAAAAAGACCAAGCTATTGCTGAAGTAGATTCAGATAAAGCGACATTAGAATTGCCAGCCGAAGCGAGTGGTGTGATTACACTTAAAGCTGAAGAAGGTGATGCAGTTGCAGTAGGTGCAGTAGTTTGTTTGATTGATACCGCTGCAGCAAAGCCATCAGGTTCAGCTCCAGCTCCAGTGGCGGAAGCTCCAAAAGCTGAAGAAAAGAAAGTAGCAACTCCAGTAGCGCCTCCAGCTCCAGCAGCAACGTATGCTGCTCAAGCGCCTTCGCCAGCGGCTCGTAAAATATTAGATGAAAAAAACATCCAACCTTCTGACATTGTTGGAACAGGTAAAGATGGACGTATCACTAAAGAAGATGCGGTAAATGCCGTAGCATCTATGGGAACTCCAACAGGTGGAAATCGTGGAGCAGAGAGAGTTAAGTTATCGATGTTGCGTCGTAAAGTAGCAGAGCGTTTAGTGGCTGCTAAAAATGACACGGCTATGTTAACTACTTTCAATGAAGTAAACATGACTCCAATTAACAACTTACGCAACGAATATAAAGATGCATTTAAAGCTAAACATGGAGGTGTAAGCTTAGGATTTATGTCATTTTTTACAAAAGCGGTTACAAGAGCATTGCAATTGTATCCGGATGTTAATTCTATGATTGATGGAGACTATAAAGTAGCCTATGATTTTTGCGATATTTCTATTGCAGTTTCTGGGCCAAAAGGCTTAATGGTACCTGTAGTTCGTAATGCAGAGAACTTAACTTTCCGTGGAATTGAAGCTGAAATCAAACGTTTGGCAATCAAAGCACGTGATGGGCAAATTACAGTAGATGATATGACAGGAGGAACATTTACCATTACTAACGGAGGTGTTTTCGGAAGTATGTTGTCTACGCCAATTATCAACCCTCCACAATCAGGAATTTTAGGAATGCACAACATTATTGAGCGTCCAATTGCTGTAAATGGTAAAGTAGAAATTCACCCAATGATGTATGTGGCGCTTTCATATGATCACAGAATTATCGATGGTCGTGAGTCTGTTGGGTTTTTAGTTGCGGTAAAAGAAGCGCTTGAAAACCCAGTAGAATTGCTTTGTGATAACAATCCTAAAAAAGCATTTGAATTATAAGAATTTTACAAGCTCAGTCTAAATAATTGTCATTCTGAACTTGATTCAGAATCTAAATCCTAAACTCTCTAGAGAGTTTAGGATTTTTTTGTTTATTTGCCTTTCCTAAAAAGTACAGTTATGTCATCCAATAAAAAGTCGGCCGCCATCGGATTCATTTTCATTACTATGTTAATTGATATTACGGGTTGGGGAATCATTATTCCAGTTATCCCTAAATTGATTCAAGAATTGATTCATGGGGATATTAGCGAAGCTGCAAAATACGGAGGTTGGTTAACATTTGCGTATGCGATTACCCAATTTTTATTTGCGCCACTAATTGGGAATCTTAGCGATAAATTTGGAAGAAGGCCTATTATCTTAATTTCGCTTTTTACTTTTTCAATGGATTATTTATTGTTGGCTTTTGCCCCAACAATTCAGTGGTTATTTTTGGGTAGGATTATTGCAGGACTTACAGGAGCAAGTATTACTACAGCATCAGCCTATATTGCCGATGTGAGTACGCCTGAAAACAGAGCCAAAAACTTTGGGATGATTGGCGCTGCTTTTGGATTAGGATTTATCATTGGGCCTGTTATTGGTGGTTTGTTAGGACAATACGGTTCGAGAGTACCTTTTTACGCCGCTGCGATTCTTTGTTTGTTAAATTTTTTATACGGATTTTTTATTCTACCAGAGTCACTTGCTAAAGAAAACAGAAGAGAATTTGATATCAAGAGAGCCAATCCTATTGGTGCGTTATTGCATTTGAAAAATTACCCTCAATTAATAGGGTTGGTAATCGCTACTTTTTTATTGTATGTAGCATCTCACGCTGTACATAGCAACTGGAGTTTCTTTACGATGTACCAGTTCAATTGGGACGAGAAAATGGTCGGAATATCGTTAGGTGTTATTGGTCTTTTGGTAGGGTTAGTTCAAGGAGGATTAATTCGTTGGATCAACCCTAAATTAGGAAATGAAAAAAGTATTTATGTAGGAATGGCTTTGTATACTGTAGGGATGTTTTTGTTTGCCACTGCTACCCAGAGTTGGATGCTATTTGTGTTTTTGATTCCGTATTGTTTAGGAGGAATTGCTGGACCTGCCATGCAAGCTGTAATTTCAGAACAAGTTCCTGCTAATGAACAAGGCGAAATTCAAGGAACAATGTCGAGTTTGATGAGCGCTTCGGCAATTATTGGACCGCCAATGATGTCAACGGTATTTTATTTCTTTACCCATAGCGAAGCACCGTTTAAGTTTCCAGGTGCGCCTTTTGTTTTAGGAGGTCTTTTGATGTTACTGAGCACGATTGTAGCTTATTTATCATTTAGAAAGCGAGACTAAGCTATATAAATTAACTTTTATGATTATTACCGATACCCATACGCATTTGTGTTCAGAAGAATTTGACCAAGATAGAATGGAAATGATTCAGCGCGCTATTGCTGCTGGAGTGTCTCGATTCTTTATTCCGTCAATTGACAGTACTGGAACGCAGAAAATGTATGATTTGGAGGCGCAATTTCCAAACAATGTTCGACTGATGATTGGGTTGCATCCTTGTTATGTAAAAGAAAATTATTTGGAAGAATTGACGCATGTAGAAGCACAATTGTCCCTTCATAAATTCTATGCTATTGGCGAAATTGGCATTGATTTGTACTGGGACAAAACGACTTTGGATATTCAAAAAATAGCTTTTCAACGCCAAATCCAACTGGCTAAACAGCACGGGCTGGCTATCAATATTCATTGTCGAGATGCTTTTGACGAAGTTTTTGAAGTGTTGGAATTGGAAAAATCAGCTGAATTGTTTGGAATTTTTCATTGCTTTTCGGGTAATTTAGAACAAGCCCAAAGAGCCATATCATTAGGCTTAAAGTTAGGAATCGGTGGAGTGGCTACTTTTAAAAATGGAAAAATAGATCAGTTTTTAAACCAAATACCGCTGGAACATATTGTCCTTGAAACGGATGCGCCTTATTTAGCTCCTGTTCCATATCGTGGCAAACGCAACGAGAGTAGTTATGCAGTTTTGGTTGCCCAAAAATTAGCCGAATTGTACCAACTACCCTTAGTTGAAATAGCTCGGATTACTACTGAAAATTCCAAAGCTGTTTTTGGGATTTAATACAGAATTGATTTTAGTTTGATATTTTTTTTGTTCTTTTGTTCCTTATAAAATTATTCCAAAATGCAAAAGTTTGATGCCATTCGACCGTTTTACGAAACTGAAGTAAATGAGGCTTTACAGAGTGTAATTTCACACCCAATGATGAAAGCCTTAATGAATTTTACTTTTCCAGAAATGGAAGATGATGTTTGGAAAGAGCAATTGAAAAAAACCCATTCTATTCGTGATTTTCAGTGTAATTTTATTTACCATACTGTATTAAAAATTTTAGAAAATAGTTCAGATGGTTTAACTACTTCAGGATTTGAGCATTTAGAAAAAAATAATTCTTATTTATTTATTTCAAATCATAGAGATATTCTTTTGGATACCACTTTATTGAATGCGGCTTTATTTCAAAATGGACATTTGATGACTGCGTCGGCAATTGGGGATAATTTGGTTCAAAAATCATTTGTAAAAACTTTAGCCCGATTGAATCGTAATTTTTTAGTTTTAAGAGGATTGTCACCAAGAGAAATGCTTCAAAGTTCAAAACTTTTGTCAGAATATATAGGGCAATTATTGCTTCATGAGAATCGATCTGTTTGGATTGCACAGCGTGAAGGAAGAACCAAAGATGGAAATGATGAAACTAACCCTGGGGTATTGAAAATGATTGGCATGGCATCGGATGAAGCAGATGTAATGCAATACTTCAAAAAATTAAAAATTGTTCCTGTTTCCATATCGTATGAATATGACCCAACAGATGTCTTGAAAATGCCTCAGTTATTAGCAGAAGCTAATAATGAAGTGTATGTAAAATCTAAAAATGAAGATTTAAATACAATTTTGAGTGGTGTAATGGGTCAAAAGAAACGAATTCATTTGCATATAGGAAAAGTATTGGATACAGAAATTGATCAAATCGTTTCTGAATACGAAAGTTCGAACAGACAAATTCAAGCATTAGCTCAAGAAATTGATGATTCTATATTGAAAAATTATAAGCTGTGGCCAACTAACTTTATTGCGTATGACATTTTACATAAAACCAATACATATAACCATTTGTATACAGAAGCCGAAAAATCACTTTTTGAACGTCGTTTAGAGATGCGAATAGGTATAGATAATCCAATTGCATTGGAAGGTTTTTTAGCTATGTATGCTAATCCAGTAGTAAATAAATTAAAATACACCAATGCATTCTAAAGCAAAAATACTTTTAATTTATACCGGTGGAACTATTGGTATGAAGAAAGATTTTGCAACGGGTGCGTTAAAGGCATTTAACTTTAGTAAGTTATTACAACGTATTCCTGAGCTTAAATTATTGGATTGTGAAATAGAAACAATTTCGTTTGATAATCCAATAGATTCTTCTAATATGAATCCTGAAAAGTGGGTTCAATTGGCTACAATTATCGAAGAAAATTATACTCTATTTGATGGGTTTGTAGTGCTTCACGGTTCTGATACCATGTCGTATACCGCTTCGGCTTTGAGTTTTATTCTTGAAAATTTGACGAAGCCAATTATCTTCACAGGTTCTCAATTGCCAATAGGTGATTTACGAACTGATGCTAAAGAAAATTTAATTACAGCTATTCAAATCGCGTCATTACGTCAAGACGAACAAGCTGTTGTTAAAGAAGTTTGTTTGTATTTTGAGTACAAACTGTATCGTGCCAATAGAACCACTAAAATCAATGCAGAACATTTTAAAGCATTTACATCACCTAATTACCCTTTTTTGATTGAATCAGGAGTGCACCTTACAATCAATTCGCAGTTCTTCTTACCTCTAAAAAATAGAATGCCTTTTCGAGTACATAAAATATTGGATACCAATGTTATTATTCTTAAATTGTTTCC
It includes:
- a CDS encoding TatD family hydrolase, which gives rise to MIITDTHTHLCSEEFDQDRMEMIQRAIAAGVSRFFIPSIDSTGTQKMYDLEAQFPNNVRLMIGLHPCYVKENYLEELTHVEAQLSLHKFYAIGEIGIDLYWDKTTLDIQKIAFQRQIQLAKQHGLAINIHCRDAFDEVFEVLELEKSAELFGIFHCFSGNLEQAQRAISLGLKLGIGGVATFKNGKIDQFLNQIPLEHIVLETDAPYLAPVPYRGKRNESSYAVLVAQKLAELYQLPLVEIARITTENSKAVFGI
- the odhB gene encoding 2-oxoglutarate dehydrogenase complex dihydrolipoyllysine-residue succinyltransferase, with translation MILEMKVPSPGESIKEVEIATWLVKDGDYVEKDQAIAEVDSDKATLELPAEASGVITLKAEEGDAVAVGAVVCLIDTAAAKPSGSAPAPVAEAPKAEEKKVATPVAPPAPAATYAAQAPSPAARKILDEKNIQPSDIVGTGKDGRITKEDAVNAVASMGTPTGGNRGAERVKLSMLRRKVAERLVAAKNDTAMLTTFNEVNMTPINNLRNEYKDAFKAKHGGVSLGFMSFFTKAVTRALQLYPDVNSMIDGDYKVAYDFCDISIAVSGPKGLMVPVVRNAENLTFRGIEAEIKRLAIKARDGQITVDDMTGGTFTITNGGVFGSMLSTPIINPPQSGILGMHNIIERPIAVNGKVEIHPMMYVALSYDHRIIDGRESVGFLVAVKEALENPVELLCDNNPKKAFEL
- a CDS encoding TCR/Tet family MFS transporter → MSSNKKSAAIGFIFITMLIDITGWGIIIPVIPKLIQELIHGDISEAAKYGGWLTFAYAITQFLFAPLIGNLSDKFGRRPIILISLFTFSMDYLLLAFAPTIQWLFLGRIIAGLTGASITTASAYIADVSTPENRAKNFGMIGAAFGLGFIIGPVIGGLLGQYGSRVPFYAAAILCLLNFLYGFFILPESLAKENRREFDIKRANPIGALLHLKNYPQLIGLVIATFLLYVASHAVHSNWSFFTMYQFNWDEKMVGISLGVIGLLVGLVQGGLIRWINPKLGNEKSIYVGMALYTVGMFLFATATQSWMLFVFLIPYCLGGIAGPAMQAVISEQVPANEQGEIQGTMSSLMSASAIIGPPMMSTVFYFFTHSEAPFKFPGAPFVLGGLLMLLSTIVAYLSFRKRD
- a CDS encoding 1-acyl-sn-glycerol-3-phosphate acyltransferase → MQKFDAIRPFYETEVNEALQSVISHPMMKALMNFTFPEMEDDVWKEQLKKTHSIRDFQCNFIYHTVLKILENSSDGLTTSGFEHLEKNNSYLFISNHRDILLDTTLLNAALFQNGHLMTASAIGDNLVQKSFVKTLARLNRNFLVLRGLSPREMLQSSKLLSEYIGQLLLHENRSVWIAQREGRTKDGNDETNPGVLKMIGMASDEADVMQYFKKLKIVPVSISYEYDPTDVLKMPQLLAEANNEVYVKSKNEDLNTILSGVMGQKKRIHLHIGKVLDTEIDQIVSEYESSNRQIQALAQEIDDSILKNYKLWPTNFIAYDILHKTNTYNHLYTEAEKSLFERRLEMRIGIDNPIALEGFLAMYANPVVNKLKYTNAF
- a CDS encoding asparaginase, with translation MHSKAKILLIYTGGTIGMKKDFATGALKAFNFSKLLQRIPELKLLDCEIETISFDNPIDSSNMNPEKWVQLATIIEENYTLFDGFVVLHGSDTMSYTASALSFILENLTKPIIFTGSQLPIGDLRTDAKENLITAIQIASLRQDEQAVVKEVCLYFEYKLYRANRTTKINAEHFKAFTSPNYPFLIESGVHLTINSQFFLPLKNRMPFRVHKILDTNVIILKLFPGISEQVIDAVVGIPHLKGIVLETYGAGNASTADWFLNVLQKAINKGIHIVNVTQCSGGSVRMGQYETSSVLLEIGVISGKDITTEAAITKLMYLLGQNIDATDFKEVFETSLRGEIQQ
- a CDS encoding DUF2442 domain-containing protein, with product MSILTINKSKNAIDIAFENSKMIVFLEDGRELSIPLEWFPRLRKATSEELSKWRLIGKGEGVHWSEIDEDISIENLLD